The Chryseolinea soli nucleotide sequence GGCTCTTTTTGCCGGTCAGGTTGAATGTTGCCCTTGGGCAACAGCCGGGTAGAGCCATAGGCCAGAACAAAGCTCAAAGCTTCTTCCAAGTCCGTTCTAAACCCGTTGGCGTCGAAATGAAGTTCCACGGGCTTGTCATGTTCGTAACTTTGTATGATCACTTTTCCACTGCCCGTTCCCTTTTTTAGAAAATCGTGTACGTCGAGCTGAAGTTTTGCCAGTTGTTTTTTTCCGGCCAACGTCATCGCCACGGCTTGAAGAACGGAGCTTTTTCCAATGCCATTGTCGCCCAGTAGTAAGAGCCATGATTCACGGCTTTCCTGATCATTGACCGGCAATACGTCTAATACCAAATTGTCGATCGAGCGAAAATTCTCAATCGTGATGGATTTGATTGAAAAACGCTTGATCGCCGACAACTGCTGGCTTACTTCCTGCATGTTTTCCTGGTAACTTTCCGTCAGGGGTTTCTTTGATTGCTGGTGCTTTTTTGATGGATCGTTGTGGATGGATTTTACGTTCTCCCAAAGAGAAGCATTATTTTCATACCAGGCATCGAAAACGGTTCGCTGCACCGCTACAAATTCCTGTGAGGGTTGGTCGGAGAACAATTCCCGAACAAAGGCGACCAACTCAGCCGACCGTTGATTGGTGAGATCCTTTGAATCGATCAAGGTTTCGAGCCTATTCAGGAGGTTGCTCCCGGATTGCCTTCGGCGCGCTACCAAGTCCTCCCGATTAAGTCCCAGGATATCAATGGTCACTTTACCTTTGGTGCTGATCGACCTGATCAAACCGGTCTCTTCGAATTCCAGGTGGCTTTCGATGACATCGGAGGCCGGGTCTATGAGTAATGGATTTTCCTTTGCCAGTTCCGTTCCCAGGGCTCCCACCGGCGCCCGGGCGCTCTCATTCTCCAGCGGGAAATAATCTCGTTTATATTTGTGACTACACATTTCGCAAGCGAGCAATAGATTGTCCCATTCGTATGCAAGCCACCAATAATGCAAAGGAGCATAGGATTGGGTCAATCCTCTCGCTCCCGATTTCGGTCTGAAATTATCCACGTTCCCCGGGCCTACGGATTCGATACGGGACTCACAATACACACATTTCCCCTTGCACAGTTTATCGAGGTCCGATTTCAGTTCGCCCAACAACGAAAAATCGAATTTCAATCTTTCCTGTCTGGTGGTCTTTTCATAGCTGCTTCGCAAGGCTTCTTTTGCGGCCTGCACGCGGTCGCTCGTGAGAAAAGATGGAGGAGATTGTCGCTTGATCGGTATCATGAGATGGAATGGATGTTGAGATGTTAAATCGCGACCGCTCCGTGAAGCTTATTCCAAAGGAACTCCCGCGGATTGCTTTTTGCAATTTGATCAAATTCATTTTGCGTAAGATTGTCAAGCATTCCAGCCAGCAGGCTTTTTTCCGAGTTATGATTTCGTACCACATAGAAGTCTGTGCCGAACAATGTTCTTTTCATCAATTTCGGATTCGCCAGGGTTTGCTTCAACAGCGGCTGGATACTGGCGTTGTACAAAATATAACTCAGGTCGGCGTATACGTTCGGATATTGGAGGATCATGCTGCAGATGATGGAGTACCAGTCGGCATATTTCCAAACCTGCTCTAGTTTTCCGCGTTTGTCGTGGCCATTTTCATCTGTGAGAAAAGAGATCCCCAGGTCCGGATGCTTGACCAGTTGACTGGAAAAATTATCCCGGTCAAGTTCCATAAACCTGTCCCATTCGTCGTCACCTCCAAAATGTCCAAGGCACAATTTCAAATGGCGTAGATCATATTTTAAAGGATTGCTTTCATGCGTGAATCCAAAAAGTTCTTTTATCCTTTTGTCCTTGGCCATGGCAACACATTTCCGTAACAATTTCTCCTCTAACAAACACAGGTAGTTCAAGGGGTGTGTGAAATTGTTGATGAACTCGCTGTTCTTCCGCTCCGTCAGCACCATCGGTTCATACAATTCATGGCCGCAGGCTTGCTCAAATACGGGATGATAATCCCATTCCTTTTGCTTTAATCCCCTGTAATAGATCGTTCCCTTTATGCAATGCGTGAGTATGGGAATGCTATGGTCGGCTGCATACTTCCAAATCGGAAGCAGCGCTTCGTCAAAAGGGTAATACCCCAAGGCAGGGTAGATTTTGAATCCGCTGAACCTGTGGCCCTCGATATATTCCCTTATAAAACAATCCTTCAGGGTCACGCTGCCATTGTCTACGGTGTAGTTTAGATGTTTTTCCCCTTCCCGTGCCAACCGGCGGGGATCGGCGAACACGAAGGGATAAATCAAATCCTTGTTCTCATGGTTTTGCTTTATAACCGAGAGTACTTTCATTTGCTCATGATAGCCCGCCCCCTTTTTCAATTTCCCGGCGCCCATGAATTCCATGTCCATCGGTAAAACAATAAAACCGGTTCCTGCCGGATATTGACTTTTTAGCCTTGCAAATATTCTCGTTTGACTTTCATAAAATGCAAATCGGCCTATGTTGAGATATCGTTTCGCCAGGGCTCTGCTTTCCGGGCCCGGGAGTACACCGAGAAAGGACCAGATCTTTTTCAAAATAAACCACAGGATGTTTCTCCCGGATTTAAAGAAAACGACAAACAGGAGTACGATCGCCATTTTTCCCACAAACGATGAAGGAATAAAAAGAAGTCGATGCCCCCATAACCAGGATCTTGATGTATTAATTGCGTCTGAAGTCGAGGTGTCAGGTGCAGATACGGTACTAAGCCAATCAAAGGCGATATAAAATATCTGGATAGCGATGAGAAGGCCAATGATAAATATAGACAGATGCAAAATGCCGACGCGGGCAATAAATATCTCAACCTTATAGCGCAGTTCCCTGATGTTCCGGTACCAGGGTTTAAATCGCCAGGTATCCGGATGATTGAACCAAAACCGAAAAAGACGAACGACAAGGGATATCGGCAGTAAATAATAAATGGGCCATGGCAAAAATGTTTTAGCCAGGAATGGAGGCACGTGATCACCCGTAAAGATGTGGGTGTGACAATTGATGATCGACATCGACGTTGCTTCTAACGTCTCTTCAACAACCGGCGATGTAGTTTGAGGGATGGGAGGACGGACGACATGCATAGGCTTGGGGGGAATAAAGGATGTTCAAAAAAAGAACAAGCCCATCCACCTGATGTTTGAACATCATAGGCGGATGGGCTCTTTCCTTTTCTAAGATAGAGGATTACACATTGGAATCCATAAGAAAAATGGATTTCTTTTTTTGAGGCTCTTCTCCGTTAAAGTTTATTTCTATCCATACAACGTCGCGGAGAAAATCTCAGGTCGTTTTGACAATATGCGTTGCACCACACATTATTTTATGTCAATGAAAAAGCTGACATACTCCTGAGTTCAGTGCGTCTC carries:
- a CDS encoding AAA family ATPase, yielding MIPIKRQSPPSFLTSDRVQAAKEALRSSYEKTTRQERLKFDFSLLGELKSDLDKLCKGKCVYCESRIESVGPGNVDNFRPKSGARGLTQSYAPLHYWWLAYEWDNLLLACEMCSHKYKRDYFPLENESARAPVGALGTELAKENPLLIDPASDVIESHLEFEETGLIRSISTKGKVTIDILGLNREDLVARRRQSGSNLLNRLETLIDSKDLTNQRSAELVAFVRELFSDQPSQEFVAVQRTVFDAWYENNASLWENVKSIHNDPSKKHQQSKKPLTESYQENMQEVSQQLSAIKRFSIKSITIENFRSIDNLVLDVLPVNDQESRESWLLLLGDNGIGKSSVLQAVAMTLAGKKQLAKLQLDVHDFLKKGTGSGKVIIQSYEHDKPVELHFDANGFRTDLEEALSFVLAYGSTRLLPKGNIQPDRQKEPYLNVRNLFDYSTALNDARQWLRTINQTNPVEFADRVAPALFDLLALRGDDEVWIDGDEVCIRQFGDDQELESNSDGYKNVVAIAADMMQTLSVESANYHNSYGIVLIDELGNHLHPRWRMQIVSALRKAFPKLQFIVTTHEPLCLRGLSHGEVVVLARDPLNKIVALDRKVLPDHNLLRIDQLLTSDLFGLINVLDDATEKMYADYYKLLSKRESDRTEEEKKQISDFSKRLSEKELLGSSPLMQALFQTINENFAQKIREEGFSTHLKLKEDSVAAAKEYLKTVEW